From Ramlibacter tataouinensis, the proteins below share one genomic window:
- a CDS encoding DUF2855 family protein yields the protein MVTTTLLVRQDQLATARLRTTEDVRLNEGQVRVRIDSFALTANNITYAAFGEAMSYWQFFPSGEDGWGIVPVWGFAQVVQSTHPGVAVGERLYGYWPMASHAVLQPERLNDSGFSDGAPHRAALHAIYNRYLRSSTDPFYAQDTEDIQALLRPLFVTSWLIDDFLADSGFFGAGTVLLSSASSKTAYGTAWLLAQRGGIEVVGLTSPRNRAFCDSLGCYGRVLGYEELGAIDANTPCVYVDFAGDAPLRRQIHERFSQLKYSCSVGGTHVEQLGGAKDLPGPRATLFFAPAQSKKRQADWGPAEFGRKLVGAWQDFARVVTEARAPWLLVAHHRGPEAVQAAYAQVLAGRGDPRQGHILSLN from the coding sequence ATGGTCACCACCACCTTGCTCGTGCGGCAGGACCAGCTGGCAACGGCGCGCCTTCGCACCACCGAAGACGTCCGGCTGAACGAAGGCCAGGTGCGAGTGCGCATCGATTCGTTCGCGCTGACCGCCAACAACATCACCTACGCCGCCTTCGGCGAGGCCATGAGCTACTGGCAGTTCTTCCCGAGCGGCGAGGACGGCTGGGGCATCGTGCCGGTCTGGGGCTTCGCGCAGGTGGTGCAGTCGACGCACCCGGGCGTGGCCGTCGGCGAGCGGCTGTACGGCTACTGGCCGATGGCCAGCCATGCGGTGCTGCAGCCGGAGCGCCTCAACGACTCGGGTTTTTCCGACGGCGCGCCGCACCGGGCCGCGCTGCACGCGATCTACAACCGGTACTTGCGCAGCAGCACCGACCCCTTCTACGCGCAGGACACCGAGGACATCCAGGCGCTGCTGCGGCCCCTGTTCGTCACCTCCTGGCTGATCGACGACTTCCTGGCCGACAGCGGCTTCTTCGGCGCCGGCACCGTGCTGCTGTCCAGCGCGTCCAGCAAGACCGCCTATGGCACCGCCTGGCTGCTGGCGCAGCGTGGCGGCATCGAGGTGGTGGGGCTCACCTCGCCGCGCAACCGCGCCTTCTGCGACAGCCTGGGCTGCTACGGCCGCGTGCTGGGCTATGAGGAACTGGGCGCGATCGATGCGAACACGCCCTGCGTCTACGTCGATTTCGCCGGCGATGCGCCGCTGCGGCGCCAGATCCATGAACGCTTCTCGCAGCTGAAGTACAGCTGCTCAGTGGGCGGCACGCATGTCGAGCAGCTCGGCGGCGCGAAGGACCTGCCCGGACCGCGCGCCACCCTGTTCTTCGCGCCGGCGCAGTCCAAGAAGCGGCAGGCCGATTGGGGGCCGGCGGAATTCGGCCGCAAGCTGGTGGGCGCGTGGCAGGACTTTGCCCGTGTAGTCACCGAGGCGCGCGCGCCCTGGCTGCTGGTTGCGCACCATCGCGGCCCGGAGGCGGTGCAGGCGGCCTATGCGCAGGTGCTGGCTGGCCGCGGCGATCCACGCCAGGGCCACATTCTTTCCCTGAACTGA